The Oncorhynchus nerka isolate Pitt River linkage group LG12, Oner_Uvic_2.0, whole genome shotgun sequence genome includes a region encoding these proteins:
- the LOC115115839 gene encoding galectin-3-like, with translation MDFSLADAIADDVPGQAEKASNPNPTAPPPPTNPGWPGAAPGAPTQPSAPGGFPGGPQSGPGAPGQFPGSQGPFSSGPGAPGQYPGAPSAPGGFPPGPGVPGQYPAGPGAPGQYPAGPGAPGQYPAGPGAPGQFPGQFPPGGTPGHFPGGPMQYPSEPFQTSPGAPPGPYPNVPYPGAQPGGGMYGPGGPGAAFPPGGGTFPGFPGGAFPPIPPGSWSPGGGGVFPPQPGHPGSFGPGPMGPYGGSAAPGGMLPVPYELPLHAGIMSRLLITIVGEPIVGGERFHVDFLKEEDEEDDEEVVFHLNPRFYEQQVVRNSHLDGCWGPEERDGGFPFVPGQRFELKVLVEEDSFKVAVDGNHCLEYEHRAGGFEDVTLLRVVGDVTLYSVAPSMI, from the exons ATGGATTTCTCG CTGGCAGATGCCATAGCGGACGATGTCCCGGGCCAAGCTGAGAAAGCGAGTAACCCCAACCCAAccgcccctcctcctcccactaacCCAGGATGGCCTGGTGCAGCTCCTGGAGCCCCAACACAGCCCTCTGCTCCTGGGGGATTCCCTGGGGGGCCACAGTCTGGTCCAGGGGCCCCAGGGCAGTTCCCTGGAAGTCAAGGGCCCTTCTCTTCTGGTCCCGGAGCCCCAGGGCAGTATCCTGGAGCTCCCTCTGCCCCCGGTGGGTTCCCGCCCGGACCAGGGGTACCGGGACAGTACCCAGCCGGGCCCGGAGCACCGGGACAGTACCCAGCCGGGCCCGGAGCGCCGGGACAGTACCCAGCCGGACCCGGAGCACCGGGACAGTTCCCTGGACAGTTCCCCCCTGGTGGGACCCCCGGTCATTTCCCTGGAGGCCCAATGCAGTACCCATCTGAACCCTTCCAGACTAGCCCTGGAGCACCCCCAGGACCCTACCCTAACGTGCCTTACCCAGGAGCCCAGCCTGGTGGGGGGATGTATGGGCCTGGAGGTCCAGGAGCTGCCTTCCCCCCTGGAGGAGGCACCTTCCCTGGGTTCCCTGGTGGGGCCTTCCCTCCAATCCCCCCTGGATCATGGAGTCCTGGGGGCGGTGGAGTTTTCCCTCCCCAGCCCGGTCACCCTGGCTCTTTCGGTCCAGGTCCCATGGGACCATACGGGGGATCGGCAGCTCCAGGAGGCATGTTG CCGGTGCCGTACGAACTGCCTCTCCATGCTGGCATCATGTCCAGGCTGTTGATCACCATTGTAGGGGAACCCATTGTTGGAGGAGAAAG GTTCCATGTTGACTTTTtaaaagaggaggatgaggaggacgaTGAAGAGGTTGTATTCCACCTCAACCCTCGTTTCTATGAACAACAGGTTGTCCGTAACTCCCACCTGGATGGATGTTGGGgtccagaggagagagatggaggcttcCCCTTCGTTCCTGGACAACGTTTTGAG CTGAAGGTGCTAGTGGAAGAGGACTCGTTTAAAGTAGCCGTGGACGGGAACCATTGTCTGGAGTATGAGCACAGAGCCGGAGGGTTTGAGGACGTCACCCTGCTACGTGTGGTGGGGGATGTCACTCTCTACAGCGTGGCCCCAAGCATGATCTAA